One genomic region from bacterium encodes:
- a CDS encoding CBS domain-containing protein — protein MRLFLKYPISSLPIVDEKRKILGFLSKQDIIASSGMKDDINLPIADVIEHYLNPVDKEKDIHFLNLILKNFNKIKKIPIMDSSGNIVNMWERFELIAGWEGEENRERRDFYSKLFDNLPVGVVITSEKGKILYLNPSASSISDTKGKKIGRDFYEVFNVKIEPPASRKKEGNFIFDAGYIKEDNKIKGTIYIIEKR, from the coding sequence ATGAGGCTATTTCTAAAATATCCCATTAGCTCGCTACCAATAGTTGATGAAAAAAGAAAAATATTAGGCTTTCTCTCAAAACAGGATATAATTGCATCATCTGGAATGAAGGATGACATTAACCTTCCCATTGCTGATGTTATTGAGCATTACCTTAATCCTGTTGATAAAGAAAAGGATATTCACTTTCTTAATTTAATTTTAAAGAATTTTAACAAAATAAAGAAAATTCCTATAATGGATAGCTCTGGGAATATAGTGAATATGTGGGAAAGGTTTGAATTGATTGCAGGGTGGGAGGGAGAAGAAAATAGAGAAAGAAGGGATTTTTATTCCAAGCTATTTGACAACCTTCCCGTTGGGGTTGTTATTACATCAGAGAAGGGAAAAATTTTATACCTTAACCCATCTGCCTCATCCATTAGCGATACAAAAGGAAAAAAGATAGGTCGGGATTTTTACGAGGTTTTTAATGTAAAAATAGAACCTCCAGCTTCAAGAAAAAAGGAGGGAAATTTTATATTTGATGCAGGATATATTAAGGAAGACAATAAAATAAAAGGGACAATATATAT